Within Actinosynnema pretiosum, the genomic segment CAGGTCCAGCGCCACGGTCCTGGCCTGCTCGGCCTTGTTCACGTGCACCACGGTCTTGAGCGACTCGCCGCGCATCGCCACCACGTCGGTCGTGGTGTTCACGCCGATCACCCGGTCGCCCGGCTTGATGTGGTGGGTGAAGTTCCGCAGGGTGTCGAACTTCGTGTTGGTGCGCACCTCGCAGTCCGAGGTGGTGCAGGAGAACGGGACCTGCACGACGCCCCAGTTCGCGCCCTGCGGCGACTCCCCGCCCGGCTTCATGTTGTCGTAGTCCTCGATCGCCTGCCACAGCACCCAGGACCGGGGCTCCAGCTCCCGCAGGTCGTCCACGACCCGCTCGGCGATGCCGATGCCGGGGTCCATGCTGGTGAAGCTCTGGCCCGAGCCCCACGAGCCGTCGACCTCGCTCATCCACAGCGGCTTGTCCGCGCCCTTGGCGATGTCGCGGGCGGAGGTGCGCTGGCCGGTGCCGTAGGTGTGCACGTTCAGCTGGCCGACCTGCGCGCGCACCGCCGCCGGGTAGCCCGCCCAGTCGGCGGCGAACGTGCCGGGGTTGGTCTCGTCCGGCGCGGACACCGCGGCGCTCAAGCCCTTGTCCCGCAGGGCCTTCACCATCGACGGGATCACCTTGGCCTGCAGGGCGGGGCTCATGTGCGCGCCCTCCTGCCTGCCGCCGGTGGGGTTGCCGTCCGCGCCGAGGCGGGTGCTCCAGTAGTTGGTGTTGGGCTCGTTGAACGGGTCGACGGTGTCGAACTCGATGCCGTGCGCGTCCTCCATCTCCTCGACGACCTGCGCGAGGTAGGCGGTGAACTCGTCGATCTTGTCGGCGCGCAGCTGGTCGGCGTTCGCGTCGAAGCCGCCGGAGACGTAGCCGGAGACGGTCTGGAACCACGGCGGGGAGTTGCTGAACGCCTCCCAGCGGTCGACCTTCGACTTGATCTTGTCGACCCACCAGCGCTGACCGGGGTCGGCCTCGGCGTCGAACAGCTCGGGGTTGTTGGGCTCCCACCAGTCGGTGTCGGTCCGCGTGGTGCCCTCGGGCGCCTTCCACCAGCCGGGCACCGCGCCACCCGCGCGCAGGTACGGCGGCACGTCGGGCGCGTTCCCGCCGCCGATGTTGTAGCGGGCGATGTTCAGGTTCAGGCCCTGCGCGGAGAACAGCAGGTCGGCGAGCTCGTTCCGCACCGAGTTCGGGTACTGCCCGGTGGCGTTGGCGAACCACACCAGGCTCGTGCCCCAGCCCTGGAACGGCTCCTGCCGGTAGGTCGGGTCGGGGCGCACGGTCACGTCCGCCTGCTGGGCCTGCGCCTGCGCCGCGCCGACCGGGGAGAGGGCCGCCGAGGCGACCACGATCGCGGCGAGCGCCGCACGCGCCTTCACGACGCCCTCGCGGCGCTCGTCGACGCCGGACCGCCGGGGGAAACCAGTCTCACAGCCACGTCCTCGTGTTGTAGGGACCTGATGGGGGTGTGGCGGACGCGGAACGCCCGCCGGTCACCGGGAACGGGGGGTCGCCCCGCCGCCGGTGGGGATCTGGGGATCGGGCCGTGGTGGGCCGGTGGGGGAGTTGCTCGGGGTGGGCGGGGGCGCGCCTCGGGCGAGCGCGTGGGGACCGGCGGCGCGGGTGGGGAGCACGGGCGCTTCTGGGCGTGGGTGGGCGGCTCGCGGGGTCAGGCGTCGCGCGGGCATCGCCTGGGGTCGGGCGTTGCGCGGGTGCTGCCTGCGGGGCTGGGCGTCGCGCGGGTGCTGCCTGTGGGGCCAGGTGTTGTGGTGGTGCTGCCTGTGGGGCCAGGTGTCGTGGGGGTGCTGCCTGCGGGACCGGGCGTCGCGCGGGCGTTGCCTGAGGGGTCAGGTGCCGTGCGGGTGCTGCCTGCGGGGCGGGCGCCGTCCGCCGAACCTGGCGGCAAGCGGGCGCCGTC encodes:
- a CDS encoding RICIN domain-containing protein; protein product: MKARAALAAIVVASAALSPVGAAQAQAQQADVTVRPDPTYRQEPFQGWGTSLVWFANATGQYPNSVRNELADLLFSAQGLNLNIARYNIGGGNAPDVPPYLRAGGAVPGWWKAPEGTTRTDTDWWEPNNPELFDAEADPGQRWWVDKIKSKVDRWEAFSNSPPWFQTVSGYVSGGFDANADQLRADKIDEFTAYLAQVVEEMEDAHGIEFDTVDPFNEPNTNYWSTRLGADGNPTGGRQEGAHMSPALQAKVIPSMVKALRDKGLSAAVSAPDETNPGTFAADWAGYPAAVRAQVGQLNVHTYGTGQRTSARDIAKGADKPLWMSEVDGSWGSGQSFTSMDPGIGIAERVVDDLRELEPRSWVLWQAIEDYDNMKPGGESPQGANWGVVQVPFSCTTSDCEVRTNTKFDTLRNFTHHIKPGDRVIGVNTTTDVVAMRGESLKTVVHVNKAEQARTVALDLRSFKRISKSAKVQPVVTDASGALVEGAEVAVRDGVATLTVPARSVTTFRVSGVSGAIGAEALGAREAYRLTGVQSGKSLAPNGTALVQRNSAEVADQYWELERLDDGFGNRVRFAVVNAGTGQRLAAVGGEAVLRSADGPEARWIASSTGDGTWTLVNAATGAMLDVVGQSTADGAKVGLYTPTSGPNQRWTATPR